From Impatiens glandulifera chromosome 7, dImpGla2.1, whole genome shotgun sequence:
CGCTAAACCTAATATATATGGTGATTGATCTAAACCCTAAAAGATGATTTGATAGATAGATACTTAGGTAGGCCCTTTTCAAGATTAGATTGTTAGGGTTTTTAAAAgcattttcatatattataacaccaaaaatcaattttcacaatattaaatataaaccggtttaaaaaaaaacagatgaAACTTGCATGTATGGTTAGTGACACTTGTATGATCTCTTGTAAACAtctttaattcatatatattggatcccataaattaattaatgttattgctTCTGACTTACACCAGATGAATTGAAGTTTGGAGAATTCAATTCATGACTatcataatttatcatttaaagatTCAATGTgcatataaattaaatagataCATATAAAGATAGAGAGAGTATGGTATTCAATAGAATGATTGAGTGAACAAATGATGAATCAAATTTATTGTGTATCGAATTGAAGGATCGTTATGCATAGTAAAAGAAATGTCAACGTTGTAAAATGTTATGTCGaaaatttacatatatatatacaatgagCATACAATCAAATAATGGATAATACTCTTATAAGTGAGCATAACCTATAGTGAGGAAGAAAGAAGTGTTGAATAAAGAGAATTGAATGTAATTGGACATTACCCTAAACTATAAATATGATAGAGTAAACCAAAAAAAGATGCTAGTTCAATAACCTTTATATGTTAGATTGgtgtgtttttggttgaatattGATGCAACTAAACTCGTTTTAAGATAATagtgattttaatttaatcatagaCAAGTTTAATATCACGATCGTTGGGTCATGACTCATGATGTTCATATGGTCATACCAATTTGAGGTGGAGTTCGTTATACacacaaataaaatcaaaacactTCAATCCGAATTTGATTCTAactttgaaataaataatatctataaattatttgaaaacttttatTTTGTCACATATCTTATTTAAATTGAGATAATGTTTTGAAACATTtcttaattatatgtatattccTAAACAACTTTAGTTTTAGGTcttacaataaattatttatgtaacaAATTATATCATATGTCTGCCTTGtattaaaatgatattgtttttaaagaGAAACAAGACCTTCACATATTGCACTAGTTTAATGAAACACTCTAGTTGGAAAATAAGGTTTCTAGCGAACCaaataaatttgtgtttttctaaattaagaaattattttaaatatatgttttatcttTCTTACTTTACAACTTGGGAATGCATGTGGTAATCACTATCATATCAAATATCTTTAAATATCAAACAGTTATATTACAAGTGATaactatatttgaaaaaaaaagcaaaTAAAAAAGTTAGGCAGctgtattttaataaataaaaaatgggtgtggtttgattttgatttttttttttttaaataaataattatttaattaaatatcatttcttCAATCACATTatgctaattattaattaaaatattaaaattaattttattttaatctctatttattacatattttctATTTAGTCATTATTACaagtaaaagataaaataatcattaactTTCAAAACCTCAATTATTTGTAAAGATCCAAATTTGTTGAAATTAAGGGAATCTTGAAGAAGAAGtgaatagaaaatatattattgttgaagttatttatcaaacaattaaatTCCTTCATTTATATAGTtgattatttcaattaataaaactaactaattaattaaagtaataaccgtttataaaactgttaattttttttaaaaaaaattacatttaatctCGTCTTTGAAGCACTTGTCGAATTCTTTGCCATCTAAAGTTGATGattcaaataactaaaaagTCATACATACAAGCCTTAATATATGAGGTATTGTTTACAACTCATTTCTGGTCAAAATGAAATGAAtgcaaattataataatattgtttcatGATGatgaatttaatacaaaatttaatgtttcaataaaataaataaattgtttttgatgaatttgaaattgataaattatgaaatattcaaaacaaaagataaatagagaaaaagaaaagataatcTTTCAATATTGTTACAGGATGATGTGCTTTCAAACCAAACAAACCAGTTGCTCAGAATATACAGCTTCATCCtgcaattatttatttatttatttatttaattacttaaaatatttatttggccATTTCTTGAACTCAGATCTTGTCTGGGTTTCTGCTCCCCTTTTGACCGTAACTTTGTTCTcacacaattattttaaaccaaaaataaaataaacccaaaaaagtttttaatttttaattttattaaatatttaaataatattatatcttttaacttaatatttaattttaactcactaaactaaatataaaaaaaaaagaattttgattaaaaaactaaaatttaaagttCAATTATCACTTTAGATGTATAAATTAAAgtatacattaataataatgttaaatagttaaaaaaacaCTTATCTCTTATTTTAGATGAATATAAGGTTATTGTAATCTGCTTATTTGTTTCCATTTATTtgttaacataatatttaatttattttaattttaaatgtatttattttaaattattcaacttatttattaaatacttgtATACATGGTGAATTTATGTTTGCCATGGTAAaataaaacttacatttattcactagttttattcataattttttttttctgttattaaatactaattatatacatggaaaatctattattttttattattttttatttaattttatatttattttatataattcattaaaaaaatacatcaaaacaTACGtttattcatttgttttattagtaatattatattattttttaaatttattttgaagttttttttttttatgtctacCCAACTTGAATTCTTGAATCTACATAATGataagaaattattttgtaataaaaatctattaatatttataagcAAAATCAAACTATATAGTAAGCTTGACCGGTCAAAGCAGATTAAGCTTAGAAGAAGTAAATATTGTTAATGATATGCTTAATTAAGATTTTAGAAAGACTTTATAGGGAAACGTGACAGAAGAGACACCGCCCTAAACATaggatataatattataataaccttaaataattactttatcAGTAATTGTTTTATTAACAGAAATTAACCActttttgaaatgaaaaaagtttcatcttttaaaaacattaacCACTTTTCAagctaatataaaaataatcatcaatgcCCCTGCACTTGCATGGTTTAATTATCTACatacattaataatatttaaatgcttttttatatacatattattttttcatattaggatataattattaattatatattaccgGTGTATGCATGACATGTGGTAGTATGGCtcatttagtgttttttttaagtaCAATTTTATTGTACATATATCATAGCTGGAAGTAGTTGTTCAAGATTATGGCCAATTAatgagaaattattattttacttttaactacattcaaatttaattattctcatcacaaactcaattaaaatattattctgcTTTCCCTAATTTTctactttcacatatatttttagcAATAATTGTTGATTTTGTATCTCtggtttaatttaattaaaaattcaaagaacttacatttttttatcgAATAAGATTTGTCTGTTttacaaaatctaataaatattccaaataacccaaaatcaaacaagctctaaatgTATAAGATTATATCTCAACTCATGAAATATCAAATCTAAAGGAATTGAccataatatttgtttttgttcatGTAGTTTCTTTCAGTTAGTTGGTTAGTCAAGGGATATAATCAGATTTTTTAACAGTTCcattgataaaattaaatgtaaatacTTTGTAGGAATTATTTACCTTGCCTAATATTGACTGAAAATTTGTGAATCATTAATTTGGTATTTTAGTGAGAATAAGTTCATAAATaacatcaattttttataaaacactTGAAACCAAAATTGAAGTtgaaattgaatgaaaaaatgtttaaatttatttgaaaatatttttctgttaaaatatttttgaatattagtgtagatatgataatatttaatatatatatatatatatatatatatatatatattaaattcatattCTTAAATATGATCTCtagtttgaacaaaaaaaaataataatatttaaagtttgatTGGATAGTTAATGACAAAATTAACATGCTAAtcaagtataaaaaaatttattttttagaatgtatgaatgttatTAATCAGTTTTTTAAggttttgattgtcatccttaatcataactATGacttgtctagttttgatttatGACCTTCTACTTTTAagattttagtaaaataattttaaccatttccaaaaaaaaaaaactataaaaatcaaaatattaacaatatttaattttgttttaaaaacgCGAAACCACATataacctaaataaaaatagaatatttaacAATAAGATGAgctaaactttttaaaatatcaatagaataaatttattgtatatattgtcatttttatttattttatttttgcttaataaaaaagtatatttaatttcaataaGTGGTCACAATATCGAAATAAAACTATTTGACTTTTCGATTTTATATTACACTtaagataaatttataatttattaaactatatatattatgtattattttatttttcaatatagtTTGTAAGCCTGGCACAACACCGTTACAAGGGTGTTAGAtaagacattttttatttaaatattaacgtgaattaaatttgttaaaaaaaagaaaaatattatcatttatttatttttatttttttaggaaattACAATGATAGTGGGCCATTTTATATCTGTACTTTTTTGTTTAATGGGGTCATCTGCACTGCAATTGTTTAAGAGTAGACTAGTAGATAGATAGATGTCTTAATTGGGCCTTACCTCTTACGGGCCCAAATCCCGTCTAATCAAGAAAAAGGCACAATTGCTCCTTGGGTCCCACCTATTGACAAGGCTTGTAAGAAGAACTAAGaaggatgatttttatttttttattatttcacaTTCAAAATCTCAAGTTACTTgggatttttaaataaatatcaatatatgTATTCTAATCTAATTATggttaaacattataaatttattttaataaattagcccattaacttcatttatttttaaacaagattctcaacatttaaaatttagatagtGGATTTGTCAAAAGAAGGTTATTCATTGTGATTAATTGATACATGTCCTTTTGAACTCTACTATTTagggttaaaattataaaaaacgaTATTTTGTTTAAACGATTTTAAATCCGGttactttattatttacatgatatttataaataaataaacattattattaataatttaaatatataattatattgaaggAGGATTTTTGATAATCTACTAAAAttcgataattaaattagggatatgaatatttataatgtCACATACATGTTATCATCCTAACATTATATGAGGTGATAACATTATATGAGGTTCGATGTATGTAGTCGACATATTCAGTCGAGGGCTCATTGCCATTTTGGAAGATctcaaaacacgttaattttgtaatttttttgtatttttttttacaaatgtaATGTTTTTATGGTTGTGTTTAAACGACTatcaactttttaatattattgccttcatcatttaaaaaagaaaatgtcagataaataataaattaactacgTTTAAAAACAGTAAGACAAACCTCAtcttgtataatttaaaaaattaaaaactaaaatgacaaaatttgaaaaaagaatCCAAAATTTCATTTGATCTaacaatcaaaaataaataaatatcaaacccTTTAttaaaatggtaaaatattattcaaaatttatattactaGTCACATCAAAGGTCATGctccttttcattttcttttataattaatatcgtacatatatattaataataataataatgtatattttataaatgggaaaatcattatacaaaatatccactaaatgaaaaaaataaattataaaataatgtaaataaaacaaaaccgtaaaaaaaataGTACTTTCCTCTCCACAAACAAACGGGGTCAGTTTCGGTCAAACATAAGTCTTCTGAACTCTGAAGCAATCGTCACAAAGATGACATGTAAAAAAACCTTAACCCTTTTTTAAgctttccaaaaaaaaaataaaaaaaacattaaaaaaaaaagaaagagattCTCGTCCAACTGTCCAAGTGCTCTTCATTTCTccatctttctttctctctccgcTAAATTTGGCGCCACCATGGCCACTTCTCTCTTAACCGCCCCATATACAAAGGGACGACAGACCCACTTAGAGAGAGTGATGAAATGGCAGGGCATTCTCATTCTCTCTCTACCCTTCTTTGTTtaacagaagaagaagaagaagatacaaTCTTTCAAGAAAAAGATTCAATCTTTCAAGATGAGTTGTTGTTGGGTTTTtccggcgccggcgccggcgaCATTGACGATGATGAATATCTACAGATAttgctagagagagaagaaacaaGCTATGGACTTGATCAATCTTCTTCAACCATTCCGATCCATGATTGGATCAAATGTGCAAGATTAAATGCCATTTCATGGATTCTCAAAGTAATGAAaatctcatttcattttcatatcATATCACATCATgcacttaaatataataaattatctttctctctgtaaaatctaatcaaatcaaatcCAATCCAGGCAAGAGAACTTATGGGATTTCAGTACCAAACAGCATACTTATCGTTGACTTACTTGGATCGGTTTCTTTCAATGCGATTCATTGATGTGAGtgttttgatttaataattttattactatttcaacaaacaacaaacagATTCTTAACATGTagatgtttttgtttgattttgatcagAGTGATAAGCAATGGGCGATTGAATTACTGTCGGTGGCATGTCTATCTCTTGCGGCTAAGATGGAAGAATACAAAGCTCCACTCTTATCTAGTTTTCCTGCCCAAGATTGCATCtttgaaaacagattcattcagAGAATGGAACTTCTGGTTTTGACCACATTGGAATGGAGATTAACTTGCGTTACTCCATTTTCTTATCTTGTTCATTTCTTTAAAGATCTTCAAAGAGATGATCCATCATCTCCAAAGGATGCTCTGTCCAGAGCCGCATCACTCATTTTGTCCGCCACCAAAGGTAATTATTATAAGAACAGCAAATCTTAATAAACTCGTGAATGTTGATCTGTTCTTGTTTTGCATGTTGTAGATTCAAATTTGATTCGATATCGACCGTCTGTTATAGCTGGAGCAGCTACATTGACAGTTTTCTATCAGAAATTGACAAGACCTGATCTGGAAGCTAAGATCATCGATAACAACAATAATGCAGTTTCCTTGTTTCGGGTTATTCAAATTGTGAGTCTCTCTTTGAGTCTTCTTGATGATATATACATTTGGTTAAAAAAACATTCTTGATCATCGATGATGTTCAATGGAACAGGAGGATCTACATTCCTGCTATGTCCGAATGCAGGAGATTTACATGGAGAGAATATCGATGGCATCATCTAATTCAACAACGCCTGCTCAATTTCTTCATACTTCTCTCTCTGATCCTCCTCCTTCTTCCAACAATAAAAGGAAAAGGCTTACGTTTGATCAAAACAAGTCCAGTACTGATAAGAAATCTTCATAGAAGGATTGTCGgcgtgtttttttttttttttttctgggtTTGATGgcatttccatatatatatatatatatatatatactatggATTAAGGGTGGTTTGTAAGaaagaagaaggaggaggaagaaggaaACCCTTATttccaaaacaaaacaaaacaaaaccatAAAAACATAGGGAGTTGATAAGTTTATAACCTTTGAATTTGGATCAAATCTAAAACCCTAaacataaaaatcaaaactttggtttgattaatgatatattttatccCTTTGTAATCAATCAATCCCCAGAGCAGGTTTTGAGGAATGATGGTGGGGGAGCTGTTTGGTTGAGATGATGCAGCTTTGCTTCATGTTGGCCAGCCATCCAATTCCAAGATATAAGGcttttttttgtaaagttgtTTGGTTTTCTTTTTCATTCAATTCAATTGAATTTAATTGAATCAATGAATGAATGGTTGGGGGCTTTTCTTTTGCCATGTGACCCCTCATCCCTTTCCCTTCTTCTTCCCCTTtttcttaactttattttattattattgttgaaatTTGTGATATTTTCTAATGAATTTCATTATATTACAATTTACAACCCCAAAATATCTTCAATTTATTGTATCAAACATGAACAAACTAGTAGTATTACAAAAGAGAAGCATGGAGATTGGGAACAAGAGAGAACCATCTAAAGCCACAACTCCATCTCTCAGGCAAAAGAGGGCACTTTGAAAGCCAATGCCATCTTCTCCTTGAAACCTTCAAATACAAAATCTCAGGCCATGTATAACAGCAAACACAGATCAAATCTTCATGCCAGAAACAGTAAACATGTTCATAGTTATGATAACAAACCGCCATGAATTTCCTGCACATAGCTTCAGGAACACTAGTCACCTCCACCCACTTATCCCCTCCAACCAATTCCCATACTTTCATCATCCTTGATATCCCATTCAACCCAATTCCCCCTATCAAGTATAGCTTCTCATCTCCATTACTCAATAATCGACCAAACACTAGATCACCCGGAAGATCAAATCTTGGCCTATCCCAATTTCCATTCTCTAGATTGAACCTAATTACTGAAAATGGCTCTTGGCTAGGAAAATACAAAGACCCATTAAAATACGCACCTTCTTGTTGACTGTGATCGATTAGGAATCCGTCAATTCTATCGAATTGATGCCAAGCTTGATTCTCAGAGTGGTATACGAAAGCCCTACCCGAAGATGATTCTAGGGTGAATATTTTGAACCCATTTGGGGAAAGAACGAGAGTGAGGAGATAAAACGGAAACGGGGTCGAGGGTAGCTGTACGATTGTTGAAGAACTTGAGATGATGTTGTGGATGAGGAAGGAAGAAGAGGCGGATAGAGAGAAACAGAGGAGTCCATGGGAGGAGGCGAGGAGAGATGAAGAAGGGATGCAGGACAAGAAACGAGGTGGAGATTTCCAGACGTGGAGAGATGAATCGTAGAGAGCGTACTTCCGATCAAACTGGGGGTGAGATAGTAAGATGAAAGAGAAGATCGGCGGCGACGAAGAAGAATGTTTGGAGATGAAATCAGAAGAGAATTGGAGAGATTTGAAGTGCTTACAGGTGGATCGGAGGGTCCAGAAGATCTTGAGTGGGAGAAATGATAGAACGTGTTCTAGGATCACTTCTGGCAGACGGTTCCAGATCATGGGATCCATCTCCGGCGCCGGCAACGATATTCTGCTCAGTTCCGCCATGGTTATAGATAAACCTAAAGAATTGACTTACTTTTggttttctctctctttttaatagattatcttaaaattatattcgtaatttaattgattaaatattattaaatatatttatattattatgagtCTATGAGATAAtgatatttataactaataagGTACATACACCAAATCTAACTTATTTGCATGATTGAAAATCTAGCTTATTTgcttattagttatttaaaactttatctgcaattataattaaatattattattaaattagggTTCCCACAGTATTTTAATTGTAgttctatatatttttgaatgaatGAACAATTTGATCCAGTTAACTGGAGATAATCAGTCTCAATCCCAACCcctaataaaaacaaacaaatatatgtatatttaaaaaaaagataagtttactttttaataatataaattatatattttaaaaatatagtataaatGATGCAAACTAACAGACAGTTTTACCACTTCATCCCTtctgataaaataaaatgaatattttccTGAAAAAAAAGGGGGATTAATTCCAAAGAAAAATTGCAAACTGAGTTGGTAATAATATACACATTCTACAATCTGAAAATCTTTAGCCTAATTTCAAACAAAGACAAAAAGGAGACAATCAAATATACAAACCGCCTGAGAATTAATCGCTCCAATTATCCTCGTCGGGTAAAGGAAGCTGTCCTCCGATGTTCTCTCTCAATTCAACCTGTGTGGCCATATCCCCGTAGCGACGATTTAGCCAAtacagaaataaaaaatttgctTTTGTATCTGGAAACAGTTAATTAATAATGGGATGGATGCACACCGGTTCGACTGAATTCATGTCAGCTGGAGTCCAGACGAGAATTTGCCTGTCATTACCACCCGTGTATAGTTCCTGCAACAAGAGACAATTTGGTTGTTCAACCAACTAGATCCAGTATTTGCAGATCATGAAAACTATCTGGTATGAAACAAATTCTTAACAGATAAAAGAATGATTGTTGTTGTACCTGATCATCTGAGGTTAGCAAACAACAATTTACGTGATCATAATGATCCCGGAGCATCAGATTTGTTTTACCCGACCATATATCAAACATCTGATCAGACAAAAAACAGATAAATAAATCGGTTCTTCACTTACACTTGTTACAATcaagaaatataatttaaattttgttttggtCTTACTTTGACAGAGGACATGCATGGAACAAAAACAAAGGCAGAGTTCTGAGATGTCGCTAGCTGCACAGACTTACTGCTCTGTAGCCGAGTAGTCTCGTAGTTTACAAGTGTGTTGTTGCCTGATTCAATGTCCCATAACCTCAACCTTGAATCCGATCCTGAAATCACAAATCCTTAAAAGCTCAAACACAAGCTTTTGTTTTTAACGCTCTGGATTGAAAGAGAAAAGGCGGGAACATATTAAACCTGCACTTAGAAGGTACATGCCATCTTTGGTTACATTCAATCCAGTAACAGCGCCATAATGAGCAGTAGCCCGATCTTGACTACTCAACATCCCTGGATGCAGTCTCTTATTAACTGATGATCCTTTAGCCTGATGATTATGAATTCTACCAATAATCGGATGCTTTGAGCCGTTTCCATTAGC
This genomic window contains:
- the LOC124944384 gene encoding cyclin-D5-1-like — translated: MAGHSHSLSTLLCLTEEEEEDTIFQEKDSIFQDELLLGFSGAGAGDIDDDEYLQILLEREETSYGLDQSSSTIPIHDWIKCARLNAISWILKARELMGFQYQTAYLSLTYLDRFLSMRFIDSDKQWAIELLSVACLSLAAKMEEYKAPLLSSFPAQDCIFENRFIQRMELLVLTTLEWRLTCVTPFSYLVHFFKDLQRDDPSSPKDALSRAASLILSATKDSNLIRYRPSVIAGAATLTVFYQKLTRPDLEAKIIDNNNNAVSLFRVIQIEDLHSCYVRMQEIYMERISMASSNSTTPAQFLHTSLSDPPPSSNNKRKRLTFDQNKSSTDKKSS
- the LOC124944383 gene encoding F-box/kelch-repeat protein At5g43190, which translates into the protein MAELSRISLPAPEMDPMIWNRLPEVILEHVLSFLPLKIFWTLRSTCKHFKSLQFSSDFISKHSSSSPPIFSFILLSHPQFDRKYALYDSSLHVWKSPPRFLSCIPSSSLLASSHGLLCFSLSASSSFLIHNIISSSSTIVQLPSTPFPFYLLTLVLSPNGFKIFTLESSSGRAFVYHSENQAWHQFDRIDGFLIDHSQQEGAYFNGSLYFPSQEPFSVIRFNLENGNWDRPRFDLPGDLVFGRLLSNGDEKLYLIGGIGLNGISRMMKVWELVGGDKWVEVTSVPEAMCRKFMAVCYHNYEHVYCFWHEDLICVCCYTWPEILYLKVSRRRWHWLSKCPLLPERWSCGFRWFSLVPNLHASLL